From a single Photobacterium gaetbulicola Gung47 genomic region:
- a CDS encoding flagellar motor switch protein (COG1886), which produces MNEQNIQHLLDGDLNIDADVADIFDTPAASETLGNTAAAQASRDLGFFRQIPVTVTLEVASTDIALGELLTVGPNSVIELDKLNGEPLDVKVNGRLLGHAEVVVVNDKYGLRLTDIAEDALHDVTA; this is translated from the coding sequence ATGAATGAGCAAAACATCCAACATCTCCTTGATGGCGATCTCAATATCGATGCCGATGTCGCAGATATCTTCGACACTCCCGCAGCCTCGGAAACCTTAGGCAATACCGCAGCCGCGCAGGCATCGCGCGATCTTGGTTTCTTCCGCCAGATCCCGGTAACGGTTACCCTCGAAGTCGCCAGTACCGATATCGCCCTGGGTGAGCTGCTTACTGTCGGCCCTAACTCGGTCATTGAACTGGACAAGCTCAATGGCGAGCCGCTGGACGTCAAGGTTAACGGCCGCCTGCTGGGCCACGCCGAAGTCGTGGTGGTCAACGACAAGTACGGCCTGCGCCTTACTGACATTGCCGAAGATGCACTGCATGACGTTACCGCATAA
- a CDS encoding hypothetical protein (COG1868), whose protein sequence is MKPSISKNKTKPRNIHSSKNVFPIDIRSLGRPLNAAQQSLSPYISQSVKVLEQTLNSMTRRTDCHVKLLSYGLEVSYQEIKDREPICFTHNQLDGQCLVSISQPLIHLIAEAFYGGTPDFSHRDKAEPVDLADGNTDAVTEDGIANGGPEVSASTVNNAVAMNASEKRVQARLAATLLNQISHQWQVSPEQATFGNGVLHAKFAIQIEDSHGEIHLHLDDDLLLQLTAQDVVTQTEPAKVESLREMHLKQVPLRLSAVLSRQTLTLDQVINLNVGDIISTEIQEVVDVHAGTLPLYQAHIVERNGHLVLQVIDNITPQEQH, encoded by the coding sequence ATGAAACCGAGCATTAGCAAGAATAAAACTAAACCGAGGAATATACATAGTTCAAAAAATGTATTTCCTATCGACATCCGTTCATTAGGAAGGCCATTAAATGCTGCTCAACAGTCTTTATCTCCCTATATTTCTCAGTCAGTAAAGGTGCTTGAACAAACGCTTAATAGCATGACTCGCCGAACAGACTGCCATGTCAAACTTCTGAGCTATGGCTTGGAGGTTAGCTATCAGGAAATAAAAGATAGAGAGCCTATTTGTTTTACCCATAATCAACTTGATGGCCAGTGCCTGGTTAGTATTTCACAACCTTTAATCCATCTTATTGCCGAAGCATTCTACGGTGGTACCCCGGACTTTTCTCATCGGGACAAAGCGGAGCCCGTCGACCTTGCTGATGGAAACACCGATGCGGTGACTGAGGACGGCATCGCGAATGGTGGACCAGAGGTTAGTGCTAGCACGGTCAACAACGCTGTCGCAATGAACGCCAGTGAGAAACGGGTTCAAGCCAGGCTGGCCGCTACCCTGCTAAACCAGATCAGCCACCAGTGGCAAGTGTCACCGGAGCAGGCAACGTTCGGCAATGGGGTACTTCATGCCAAGTTCGCCATCCAAATTGAAGATAGCCATGGCGAAATTCACCTTCATCTCGATGATGATCTCCTGCTGCAACTGACCGCCCAGGATGTCGTTACCCAGACTGAGCCGGCCAAAGTTGAGAGCCTAAGAGAAATGCACCTCAAGCAGGTTCCTCTGCGGCTCAGTGCGGTATTGAGCCGCCAGACCCTGACCCTCGATCAAGTCATCAACTTAAACGTTGGCGACATCATTTCCACCGAAATCCAAGAAGTTGTCGATGTTCATGCTGGGACGCTACCGCTTTATCAAGCCCATATTGTTGAGCGCAATGGCCATCTTGTCCTGCAAGTTATTGATAACATTACTCCTCAGGAGCAACACTGA
- a CDS encoding hypothetical protein (COG2885): MFYMKAIKSTAMLSLLVFLSTSAQAKNIQAPLDKVDWQFSGDRFSCKLTKELKFDGSVAFIANSAQPYSVSFASTQRPYFVDEVKLSVNFSPWELDPETTTLLNGHVVEPHGLDFSGSEALHYLLNEMEKGAWAQIKVRYNQHQEEKVWDIPSVNFADSYQDFKSCVAALLPMGYEQAKDNTFFFSSSETMLVDEQRQTLSEIARYIRYDQRIAALLIDGHTDLTGTSLDNLWLSRQRAQAIADELVAMGIDRQLIQLRAHGQRYPVAQGTGASANQQNRRVQLRIVKEGV, from the coding sequence ATGTTTTATATGAAAGCAATCAAATCAACAGCAATGCTTTCTTTGTTAGTTTTTTTATCAACTAGTGCTCAGGCAAAAAACATTCAAGCGCCGTTGGATAAAGTGGATTGGCAATTCTCAGGAGATCGCTTTTCTTGCAAATTAACAAAGGAACTCAAGTTTGATGGCAGTGTTGCGTTTATTGCAAACTCTGCTCAACCCTATTCAGTCTCATTTGCGAGTACCCAGCGACCTTATTTTGTCGATGAGGTGAAACTCAGCGTCAATTTTTCGCCGTGGGAGCTGGACCCGGAAACAACAACCTTGCTCAATGGCCACGTCGTGGAACCACACGGGCTTGATTTTAGCGGCTCAGAAGCGCTCCACTATTTGCTTAATGAAATGGAGAAAGGGGCCTGGGCACAAATCAAGGTTCGCTATAACCAGCATCAGGAAGAGAAAGTATGGGATATCCCATCAGTTAATTTTGCCGACTCATATCAAGATTTTAAGTCTTGTGTTGCGGCGCTGCTGCCGATGGGTTACGAGCAGGCAAAAGACAATACATTTTTCTTCTCAAGTAGTGAGACTATGCTGGTGGACGAGCAGCGACAGACGCTCAGTGAGATTGCGCGGTATATCCGCTACGACCAGCGCATCGCGGCACTGTTGATCGATGGTCATACCGACCTAACCGGAACATCACTGGATAATCTCTGGCTTTCTCGGCAGCGTGCCCAAGCCATTGCTGATGAATTGGTGGCTATGGGGATCGATCGTCAGCTCATTCAGCTGCGCGCTCATGGCCAGCGTTATCCCGTAGCTCAAGGAACTGGGGCAAGCGCCAACCAGCAGAACCGCCGTGTGCAGTTACGAATCGTCAAGGAGGGGGTATGA
- a CDS encoding acetoacetate metabolism regulatory protein AtoC (COG2204), whose protein sequence is MKAGNVIFAHRCLVHAAAAIKILSAEGYQVSNVATAADAIAKLSEHPGSLLFIADNLADMGMLETIKQVKQSQPNTMVVAIVDYQQSKLASDAIQAGADDYLLQPYQSEQIIALMKRNKTVQSPQRDVVASSRRSLQVLQMAHRAAQTDATVLITGESGTGKEVLARYVHDNSPRSTGPFVAINCAAIPESMLEAVLFGHIKGAFTGATHSQAGKFEEANGGTLLLDEIGEMPPALQAKLLRVLQERQVERLGSHRSIALDIRVIAATNVDLQQAVAERRFRQDLYYRLDVLPLQWPPLRDRREDILPLAEHFIRKLNAGCMASCSLSPEAQQVLLRYSWPGNIRELENTIQRALVMRHGHWITAQDLMLNDMLSSMVEGAITEVVEDAKHALKQSRKNAEHQFILETLARFNGKRNDTAEALGMSTRALRYKIAAMREQGINIDSYIHQSGTAA, encoded by the coding sequence ATGAAAGCGGGCAATGTGATTTTTGCTCATCGTTGTCTGGTTCACGCAGCAGCAGCCATCAAGATCCTCAGTGCTGAAGGGTATCAGGTGTCTAACGTGGCAACGGCAGCAGATGCCATTGCCAAGTTAAGTGAACACCCTGGGAGCCTATTGTTCATTGCCGATAACCTTGCGGATATGGGGATGCTCGAGACCATTAAGCAGGTGAAGCAATCGCAGCCGAACACCATGGTCGTGGCCATTGTTGATTATCAGCAGAGCAAGTTAGCCAGTGATGCAATACAGGCTGGGGCCGATGATTATCTGCTGCAGCCTTACCAGTCAGAGCAAATTATCGCTCTGATGAAGCGCAATAAGACGGTTCAGTCTCCACAGCGTGATGTTGTGGCCAGCAGCCGACGCAGTCTTCAGGTGCTGCAAATGGCCCACCGAGCGGCGCAAACCGATGCCACGGTGTTGATCACCGGAGAGTCCGGTACCGGCAAGGAAGTGCTGGCGCGGTATGTTCACGATAACTCACCTCGCAGCACTGGCCCGTTTGTTGCCATTAACTGTGCGGCGATCCCTGAGAGTATGCTGGAAGCGGTGCTGTTCGGTCATATCAAAGGGGCCTTTACCGGGGCAACTCACAGCCAAGCCGGTAAGTTTGAAGAGGCTAACGGTGGCACTTTGCTGCTGGATGAGATAGGTGAAATGCCCCCGGCCTTGCAGGCCAAATTGCTGCGTGTACTGCAGGAGCGCCAGGTCGAGCGGCTGGGGAGTCACCGTTCGATTGCACTGGATATCCGGGTCATAGCCGCCACCAATGTGGATCTGCAGCAGGCGGTTGCCGAGCGACGATTCCGCCAGGATCTCTATTACCGGTTAGATGTGCTGCCATTGCAATGGCCGCCACTGCGTGATCGCCGGGAAGATATTTTGCCGCTGGCCGAGCACTTTATTCGCAAGCTCAATGCCGGTTGTATGGCGTCTTGTAGTCTTTCGCCAGAAGCCCAGCAGGTCCTGTTGCGTTATAGCTGGCCGGGCAATATCCGTGAGTTGGAGAATACCATCCAGCGTGCGTTGGTGATGCGCCACGGCCACTGGATCACGGCACAGGATCTGATGCTCAATGACATGCTGAGTTCCATGGTGGAAGGGGCGATCACCGAGGTGGTGGAAGATGCCAAGCACGCCCTCAAGCAAAGCCGAAAGAACGCCGAGCACCAATTTATTCTTGAAACCCTTGCTCGCTTCAATGGCAAGCGTAACGACACCGCAGAAGCGCTGGGGATGTCGACCCGTGCGCTGCGATACAAGATTGCTGCCATGCGTGAGCAGGGGATCAATATCGACTCTTACATTCATCAATCAGGCACTGCGGCATAA
- a CDS encoding putative lateral flagellar hook basal body protein, LfiE (COG1677) produces the protein MSNQISMMQNEMLQRMEVMRSQAQAGSQVSVNLSHPPTGTFQTAMQQAVRRVDNQQHIAHQMTTDVDAGRSDDLVGAMVASQKASISFSALTQVRNKILAAYDDVLKMPL, from the coding sequence ATGTCGAATCAAATTTCAATGATGCAGAACGAGATGCTGCAGCGCATGGAGGTTATGCGTTCGCAGGCCCAGGCCGGCTCTCAGGTCTCGGTGAATCTTTCGCATCCCCCAACCGGTACTTTTCAGACGGCAATGCAACAAGCCGTGCGTCGGGTAGATAACCAGCAGCATATTGCTCATCAGATGACGACGGATGTGGATGCCGGGCGTTCTGATGACTTGGTCGGCGCGATGGTCGCCAGCCAGAAAGCCAGTATTTCTTTTTCAGCATTGACACAGGTAAGGAATAAGATCCTGGCTGCCTATGACGATGTACTGAAGATGCCTCTGTAG
- a CDS encoding putative flagellar MS-ring protein (COG1766) codes for MSTTVAENPEQAPSNKWLSYKEKIQQRLDGKYKNVALITALAVLVSMFIVVAMWTQTSPYRPLYGTQERYDNSEILSVLEQEKIKFQLDTQSGQIQVPANRLADARILLAARGVKAKLPEGLEILDRSSGLGTSQFIENARYRQGLEGELARTILAIRAVSHARVHLAIPNRTLFVGINEEKPSAAVMLELEPGMQLDQPQVEAIVNLVSGSITGMATDAVSVVDQHGNLLSADLALGKQSQINVRFHELQQRVERDIVRRAGDMLAPLLGVGNFRVQVAATLNFDQTEETHESIDSDPVLRTEFTKQDNTQGQLAIGIPGALSNQPTGEEGSTNNETRNERAELSRQYDVGRKVRHTRHAQGGIEMLSVSVLLNDNVQEQGWQQAQLEQIAQMVKDSVGFVAERGDQFSLHAFNFARAVETVPVDTPWWHDQQLLMLAKYGVYALLGLSFIILVLRPLVKALQRPAPMSTALATTSAGIEMATGESQSSAEPVAAFKSANIPPAGGSEQDLADALLDSIAQGGMVAEESPTASSEEFDFDLSTLPPPGSELEVQVKHLQKLTEVEPERVAEVIKKWVNSNESK; via the coding sequence ATGAGTACAACAGTAGCTGAAAATCCAGAACAGGCACCATCAAATAAATGGCTGTCATATAAAGAGAAGATCCAACAACGTTTGGACGGTAAGTACAAAAACGTAGCCCTTATCACTGCGTTGGCGGTACTGGTATCGATGTTTATCGTGGTGGCGATGTGGACCCAGACCAGCCCTTACAGGCCGCTGTATGGTACCCAGGAGCGTTACGATAATAGCGAGATCCTATCGGTGCTTGAACAGGAAAAAATCAAGTTCCAGCTGGATACCCAGTCAGGCCAGATCCAAGTGCCGGCGAACCGTTTGGCCGATGCCAGGATCCTCCTCGCAGCGCGCGGCGTAAAGGCCAAGTTACCGGAAGGGCTGGAGATCCTGGATCGTAGCTCTGGTCTTGGTACCAGTCAGTTTATTGAAAATGCCCGTTACCGCCAGGGGCTGGAAGGTGAGCTGGCGCGTACCATCTTGGCTATCCGTGCGGTGAGCCATGCTCGGGTGCACCTGGCCATCCCCAACCGAACCTTGTTTGTGGGGATCAACGAAGAGAAGCCTTCGGCGGCGGTGATGCTCGAGCTGGAGCCAGGCATGCAGCTGGACCAGCCTCAGGTGGAAGCGATCGTCAATTTGGTCAGCGGTAGCATCACTGGAATGGCAACCGATGCGGTATCGGTGGTCGATCAGCACGGCAATCTGCTGAGTGCCGATTTAGCGTTGGGCAAGCAGTCTCAGATCAATGTGCGTTTCCATGAGCTGCAGCAGCGGGTGGAGCGTGACATTGTTCGCCGGGCGGGCGATATGCTGGCTCCATTGCTGGGTGTCGGTAACTTCCGAGTCCAGGTTGCGGCGACGCTCAACTTTGATCAAACCGAAGAGACCCATGAATCGATTGATAGTGATCCGGTGCTGCGAACAGAGTTCACCAAGCAAGACAATACCCAGGGGCAGTTGGCAATCGGGATCCCGGGGGCGCTGAGCAATCAGCCGACGGGAGAAGAGGGCAGCACAAACAATGAAACACGAAATGAGCGTGCCGAGTTAAGCCGCCAGTACGATGTGGGCCGTAAGGTTCGCCATACCCGCCACGCCCAGGGGGGGATCGAAATGTTATCCGTCTCAGTGTTGCTCAACGACAATGTTCAAGAACAAGGTTGGCAACAAGCACAGTTGGAGCAAATAGCTCAAATGGTTAAAGATTCCGTTGGATTTGTCGCTGAACGAGGAGATCAGTTCAGCTTGCATGCCTTTAATTTCGCCCGAGCGGTAGAGACCGTCCCGGTTGACACCCCGTGGTGGCACGATCAGCAGCTGCTGATGCTGGCGAAATATGGCGTTTACGCCCTCCTGGGCTTGTCATTCATTATTCTGGTGTTGCGCCCGTTGGTGAAGGCATTGCAACGTCCTGCGCCGATGAGCACGGCACTGGCCACCACCTCGGCTGGGATTGAAATGGCGACAGGCGAGAGTCAGAGCAGTGCTGAGCCGGTTGCTGCGTTCAAGTCTGCCAATATCCCCCCTGCTGGGGGAAGCGAGCAGGATCTGGCTGATGCACTACTCGATTCAATTGCTCAGGGCGGTATGGTGGCAGAGGAGAGCCCGACAGCATCCTCTGAAGAGTTCGATTTTGACCTGTCGACGCTGCCACCTCCGGGATCCGAGCTTGAGGTACAGGTGAAGCACCTGCAGAAATTGACAGAAGTTGAGCCAGAGCGTGTCGCAGAAGTTATCAAGAAGTGGGTGAATAGCAATGAGTCTAAGTAA
- a CDS encoding putative flagellar motor switch protein G (COG1536) — MSLSNFSHLADGEVLLEPMEQTAILLLSMGEESASQVMRHMSRDELLKVSHAMAQQPAIRSVEARFVLQGFFEEFRAQSGISGASRPFLQRTLDKALGGRLARNLLDTIYGDEIRTSMQRLQWIEPKQLAKFLKNEHIQMQAVFIAFLPPDIASQVLVELSQDEQKDVLRRIAVLTEVSREVAVELQDLVDRCIDFLAENSGAVIEGEKQVADIINRFTGDQLSLMTALEEQDTELAERLKNKMYEFSILTRQPEAVRLRILEEIPTDLLAMALKGSDASLRKSLLAILPRRMQQSMEGEIAQLGKVSLRQVQEARSEIMDYVRELNESKVISLQLYQETTVE; from the coding sequence ATGAGTCTAAGTAATTTTAGCCACCTGGCAGACGGTGAAGTGCTGCTAGAACCAATGGAACAAACCGCGATCTTGCTGCTCAGTATGGGTGAGGAGTCGGCCTCTCAGGTGATGCGCCATATGTCTCGTGATGAGCTGCTTAAAGTCAGCCATGCCATGGCTCAGCAACCGGCTATTCGCAGTGTCGAGGCTCGCTTTGTGTTGCAGGGCTTCTTTGAAGAGTTCCGCGCCCAGTCGGGCATCAGCGGGGCATCGCGCCCGTTCTTGCAGCGTACCTTGGACAAAGCATTGGGTGGCCGACTGGCCCGTAATCTGCTCGATACCATTTACGGTGACGAGATCCGGACCTCGATGCAGCGCTTACAGTGGATAGAGCCCAAGCAGCTTGCCAAATTTTTGAAGAATGAGCACATCCAGATGCAGGCGGTCTTCATCGCCTTCCTGCCACCAGACATCGCTTCCCAGGTTCTGGTTGAGCTGTCGCAGGATGAACAAAAGGACGTGCTGCGCCGGATAGCGGTGCTGACCGAAGTCAGCAGAGAAGTGGCCGTCGAGCTGCAGGATCTGGTCGACCGTTGCATCGACTTCCTGGCTGAGAATTCGGGCGCGGTCATTGAAGGCGAAAAACAGGTTGCCGATATCATCAACCGCTTCACCGGGGATCAGCTCAGCCTGATGACCGCCCTTGAAGAACAAGATACCGAGCTGGCAGAGCGACTCAAGAATAAAATGTACGAGTTCTCTATTCTTACCCGCCAGCCGGAAGCCGTTCGCTTGCGGATCCTCGAGGAGATCCCAACCGATCTGTTGGCGATGGCACTGAAAGGCTCCGATGCCTCCCTGCGCAAGTCACTGCTTGCTATTTTGCCGCGTCGTATGCAGCAGTCAATGGAAGGGGAAATTGCCCAGCTTGGCAAAGTATCCTTGCGCCAGGTGCAAGAAGCCCGTTCGGAAATCATGGATTATGTGCGTGAGCTCAATGAGTCCAAGGTGATCAGCCTGCAGCTATATCAAGAGACGACGGTGGAATAG
- a CDS encoding putative flagellar assembly protein H (COG1317), which yields MFRRNKIMRLQPSQFRSHRFPPLVDPTTLAQSPLSTHPQKGMDFGEEMENGFDDGLGLGDEFGMDDLGFDNLAMDEFGLDAMTEDARLLAGMDEAPQLSDSAEKPDQREDFQAQFNQGFQQGMTRGHEEGLQQGIEQGQQQGFEQGLLQGREQGVAQGIEEGQAQFVQATQPFARVYQQAAELFAEHERRQREQVCELVQKVAQQVIRCELALQPQQILALVDETLESLPGEPLGLKVKMAKEEFTHLEKVASDKISEWNIVCDDSLRQGECRVVTKNAEADAGCEQRLETCMAAVKGHLLDEQVVVEGNSEADSAGSEQASSTDQTSGAIRQAS from the coding sequence ATGTTTAGACGAAATAAGATCATGCGCCTGCAACCCAGTCAGTTTCGCAGCCATCGCTTTCCGCCTTTGGTTGACCCTACGACTTTAGCGCAGTCTCCGTTGTCGACACACCCTCAGAAGGGGATGGATTTTGGCGAAGAAATGGAGAATGGTTTTGATGACGGCCTGGGCTTGGGTGATGAGTTCGGTATGGATGACCTGGGTTTTGATAACTTGGCGATGGACGAATTTGGCCTCGATGCAATGACCGAAGATGCCCGGTTGTTGGCCGGAATGGACGAAGCTCCGCAACTTAGCGATTCTGCTGAAAAACCGGATCAGCGCGAAGACTTCCAGGCCCAGTTTAACCAGGGGTTCCAGCAGGGGATGACCCGCGGCCATGAAGAGGGACTGCAGCAAGGGATCGAACAGGGCCAGCAGCAAGGTTTCGAGCAAGGGTTGCTGCAAGGCCGCGAGCAAGGTGTGGCGCAGGGTATTGAGGAAGGTCAGGCCCAGTTTGTCCAGGCGACCCAGCCTTTTGCCCGCGTGTACCAGCAGGCGGCTGAGCTTTTTGCTGAACACGAACGCCGCCAGCGCGAGCAGGTGTGCGAATTGGTACAGAAGGTCGCCCAGCAGGTGATCCGCTGTGAGTTGGCACTTCAGCCTCAGCAGATCTTGGCCCTGGTTGACGAAACACTCGAAAGTTTGCCGGGTGAGCCGTTGGGCCTGAAAGTGAAAATGGCCAAGGAAGAGTTTACTCACCTAGAGAAAGTGGCCAGCGACAAAATCAGCGAATGGAACATTGTCTGTGACGACAGTCTACGCCAGGGCGAATGTCGAGTGGTGACCAAAAATGCCGAGGCCGATGCCGGATGCGAGCAGCGCCTTGAGACTTGCATGGCGGCGGTAAAGGGGCACCTGCTTGATGAGCAAGTGGTGGTGGAAGGCAATAGCGAAGCCGACTCCGCGGGCAGTGAGCAAGCCAGCTCGACCGATCAGACGAGTGGAGCGATCAGGCAGGCATCATGA
- a CDS encoding flagellum-specific ATP synthase (COG1157), which produces MSNIIDYRLEQALASLDSVPVAKVTGRLVKVTGLMLEAVGCRLLTGQRCLVETGNGTKIEAQTVGFNRDVAYLMPVSNASGLFSGAKVWPLDGESQIRIGPQWLGRVLNGLGEPLDRLGPVLGQDDISLESENINPMSRRPIDGALDVGIRAINSLLTLGKGQRIGLFAGSGVGKSVLLGMITRQTSADVVVVGLIGERGREVKEFIEHSLGPEGLARAVVIAAPADESPLMRLRASQLCHRVAEYYRDQGKDVLLLMDSLTRFAMAQREIALALGEPPATKGYPPSVFSMLPQLVERAGNSASEQGSMSAIYTVLTEGDDQQDPIADSARAILDGHVVLNRQLAEAGHYPAIDISQSISRTMPQVVSKEQLGYAMRFKRLYSRYQEVRELIPLGGYQPGNDPEMDQAVMAHPKLVAFLQQAMDEKADWETVNGQMTQLIQELNLG; this is translated from the coding sequence ATGAGCAACATAATCGATTACCGCCTGGAGCAAGCACTGGCCTCACTCGATTCTGTCCCGGTGGCGAAAGTCACCGGGCGATTGGTGAAAGTGACCGGCCTGATGCTAGAAGCGGTGGGGTGCCGGCTGCTGACCGGTCAGCGCTGCCTGGTGGAAACCGGCAACGGCACCAAGATTGAGGCGCAGACCGTCGGGTTCAACCGGGATGTTGCTTATCTGATGCCCGTCAGCAATGCCTCTGGCTTGTTTTCTGGCGCCAAGGTTTGGCCTCTTGACGGCGAGAGCCAGATCCGTATCGGACCGCAGTGGCTTGGCCGGGTGCTCAATGGGTTGGGTGAGCCTCTTGATCGTTTGGGGCCCGTGCTGGGCCAAGATGACATTAGCCTCGAAAGCGAAAACATTAACCCGATGTCACGGCGGCCGATTGATGGAGCGCTGGATGTCGGGATCAGAGCCATCAATAGCCTGCTGACCCTGGGCAAAGGCCAGCGGATAGGCCTGTTTGCCGGCAGCGGGGTGGGCAAAAGTGTTCTGTTGGGCATGATCACCCGCCAGACCAGTGCCGATGTGGTGGTGGTCGGCCTGATCGGTGAGCGTGGCCGCGAAGTGAAGGAATTTATCGAGCACTCTCTGGGCCCGGAAGGGTTGGCACGGGCGGTGGTGATTGCCGCACCGGCTGATGAATCCCCCTTAATGCGCCTTCGGGCTTCTCAGCTTTGCCACCGGGTTGCGGAGTACTACCGCGATCAGGGCAAGGATGTGTTGCTGTTGATGGACTCGTTGACCCGCTTTGCCATGGCACAGCGGGAAATCGCCCTCGCGTTGGGCGAACCACCTGCGACCAAGGGGTATCCGCCATCGGTATTTAGCATGTTGCCGCAACTGGTTGAACGGGCAGGTAACAGCGCCTCGGAGCAGGGCAGCATGAGTGCCATCTATACCGTGCTCACGGAAGGGGATGACCAGCAAGACCCTATTGCCGACAGTGCCCGGGCAATCCTTGATGGCCATGTGGTCCTCAACCGCCAGCTGGCAGAGGCTGGGCACTATCCGGCCATTGATATCTCCCAGTCGATATCCCGTACCATGCCACAGGTGGTGAGCAAGGAGCAGCTTGGCTATGCGATGCGCTTCAAGCGGCTTTACAGCCGTTACCAGGAGGTTCGCGAGCTGATCCCGCTGGGTGGATACCAGCCGGGTAATGATCCGGAAATGGATCAGGCGGTGATGGCTCATCCCAAACTGGTGGCCTTCCTGCAGCAGGCAATGGATGAAAAGGCTGACTGGGAAACCGTAAATGGTCAAATGACCCAGTTGATACAGGAGCTAAACCTTGGCTAG
- a CDS encoding putative lateral flagella anti-sigma-28 factor, LfgM: MIESTKASLQLAPAVQNQAPKTSEEANNHPVSKSPAPVSQVTKASAGVSAQAQSLDSLQQELKRIPDVDMAKVNEIRTLLASGNYEVDLDGLAASIRGAHRRD; the protein is encoded by the coding sequence ATGATCGAGTCAACCAAAGCGAGTTTGCAGCTAGCGCCTGCGGTCCAAAACCAAGCACCAAAAACCTCAGAAGAGGCCAACAATCACCCAGTTTCCAAGTCACCAGCACCGGTATCGCAAGTGACCAAGGCAAGTGCCGGTGTCAGCGCCCAAGCCCAAAGCCTGGACAGCCTCCAGCAGGAGCTTAAGCGCATCCCTGATGTCGATATGGCGAAGGTCAATGAAATCCGAACCTTGCTGGCCAGCGGAAATTACGAGGTCGACTTGGACGGGTTAGCAGCCAGTATCCGCGGTGCGCACCGCCGCGATTAA
- a CDS encoding putative SAF domain-containing protein (COG1261), with product MIEIPRHSALIALLLTLSLASRAGEPAKPKSPAPAEAQIMRQVSQAIERAVNHAAKLHRWPPATPEITLRLPSGSHRLVECPSALDIERIDRRRYPAGRLRFAVSCPQPDSWQLTVQADVNVTVPVAFAARTVSKDAVLNAEDITLKATNIATINREFIASPKGYLGQRALRQIRRGQQLSPSHLSPAYLVAAGDKVIIQASNGEFSATMPGIALEGGYGDQQIRVRNTSSGKVIKAAITKPGLVTTLF from the coding sequence ATGATCGAGATACCCCGTCACTCAGCACTCATCGCCTTGCTACTCACCCTGTCGCTCGCCAGCAGAGCGGGGGAGCCAGCCAAGCCAAAATCACCCGCCCCTGCCGAGGCCCAGATAATGCGCCAGGTCTCGCAGGCGATAGAAAGGGCAGTCAACCACGCGGCAAAACTACACCGCTGGCCACCGGCGACACCAGAGATCACGCTGCGGCTGCCAAGCGGTAGCCACCGCTTGGTCGAATGCCCCTCTGCGCTTGATATTGAGCGTATAGACCGGCGCCGCTATCCGGCAGGCCGCTTGCGATTTGCGGTCAGTTGCCCGCAACCGGACTCTTGGCAGCTGACGGTCCAAGCCGATGTCAATGTCACCGTGCCGGTTGCTTTTGCTGCCCGTACCGTCAGTAAAGATGCGGTGCTCAACGCCGAGGACATCACCCTCAAAGCCACCAACATCGCCACCATCAACCGCGAGTTCATTGCCTCGCCCAAAGGCTATCTCGGCCAGCGCGCCTTGCGGCAAATTCGCCGAGGCCAACAACTCTCCCCCTCTCACCTGAGTCCGGCCTACCTGGTTGCTGCCGGGGACAAAGTGATCATCCAAGCCAGCAACGGAGAATTTAGCGCGACCATGCCGGGGATCGCATTGGAGGGGGGGTATGGCGACCAACAGATACGGGTCAGAAATACCAGCTCCGGCAAAGTGATCAAAGCTGCGATTACCAAGCCAGGCCTGGTAACTACACTTTTCTAA
- a CDS encoding flagellar basal body rod protein FlgB (COG1815): MGISFDKALGIHPHTLNLRGERAKVLAGNLANVDTPGFKARDFDFQAAIASVEAQSLGGQAPAQTAPALQYRNPYNNSMDGNTVELGVEQAHYAQNAMDFETSLTFLNMKFKGLATAIQGQ, from the coding sequence ATGGGGATCAGTTTTGACAAAGCCCTCGGGATTCACCCGCACACTTTAAACCTTCGCGGCGAGCGTGCCAAGGTGCTGGCCGGTAACCTGGCCAATGTGGATACACCGGGGTTCAAAGCGCGAGATTTTGATTTTCAGGCCGCGATAGCATCCGTGGAAGCGCAAAGTCTGGGAGGGCAGGCACCGGCACAAACGGCACCGGCGCTGCAATACCGTAACCCTTACAACAACTCGATGGATGGCAATACCGTTGAGCTGGGGGTGGAGCAGGCGCACTATGCCCAGAACGCTATGGATTTTGAAACCAGCCTGACTTTTTTGAACATGAAATTTAAAGGGCTGGCGACAGCTATTCAAGGACAGTAA